Proteins from one Deinococcus sp. AB2017081 genomic window:
- a CDS encoding aldo/keto reductase — protein sequence MTTYRRLGRSGLHLFPLGLGTMQFGWSADEAASQTILDRYHEVGGNFIDTADIYTMWTKGNPGGISEEIIGRWMKDRGNRDDLVVATKVRGAMGEFGVEGRGSIKQREGLSRRWIMKACEDSLRRLQTDHIDLYQVHWVDNQTPIEETLSALTDLVRRGYVRYIGCSNYSAWRLMQALWTSDRRNLESFVSIQPEYSLLSPTRANFERELQRVCVEYGLGVVPWSPLGGGLLTGKYRRGQPMPDSVRAGEAGKRLTEHNDAIIGTLDTVAQRHGAKPAQVALAWLLQTPAMTAPIVGANSVAQLDDLLGTLTLNLTPDDVKEIDTASDWERARTEQER from the coding sequence GAGGCCGCGTCCCAGACCATCCTTGACCGCTATCACGAGGTCGGTGGCAACTTCATCGACACGGCCGACATCTACACCATGTGGACGAAGGGCAACCCCGGTGGCATCTCCGAGGAGATCATTGGGCGCTGGATGAAAGACCGGGGCAACCGGGACGATCTCGTGGTGGCGACCAAGGTGCGCGGCGCGATGGGCGAGTTTGGCGTCGAGGGGCGCGGCAGCATCAAACAGCGCGAGGGGCTGTCGCGCCGCTGGATCATGAAGGCCTGCGAGGACAGCCTGCGCCGGCTCCAGACCGACCACATCGACCTGTATCAGGTGCACTGGGTCGACAACCAGACGCCCATCGAGGAGACCCTGTCGGCGCTGACCGATCTGGTGCGCCGGGGCTACGTGCGCTACATCGGCTGTTCCAACTACAGCGCGTGGCGGCTGATGCAGGCCCTGTGGACAAGTGACCGCCGCAACCTGGAGAGCTTCGTGAGCATCCAGCCCGAGTACTCGCTGCTGTCACCCACCCGCGCGAACTTCGAGCGGGAACTCCAGCGCGTGTGCGTCGAGTACGGCCTGGGCGTGGTGCCGTGGAGCCCGCTGGGCGGCGGCCTGCTGACCGGCAAGTACCGCCGGGGCCAGCCCATGCCCGACTCGGTGCGGGCGGGCGAGGCCGGCAAGCGCCTGACCGAGCACAACGACGCCATCATCGGCACGCTGGACACCGTCGCGCAGCGGCACGGGGCGAAACCCGCGCAGGTCGCGCTGGCATGGCTGCTCCAGACCCCGGCCATGACCGCGCCCATCGTCGGCGCGAACAGCGTGGCGCAGCTCGACGACCTGCTGGGTACCCTGACGCTGAACCTCACGCCGGATGACGTGAAGGAGATCGACACGGCCAGCGACTGGGAGCGGGCCCGCACCGAACAGGAGCGCTGA